From Etheostoma cragini isolate CJK2018 chromosome 1, CSU_Ecrag_1.0, whole genome shotgun sequence, a single genomic window includes:
- the nkpd1 gene encoding NTPase KAP family P-loop domain-containing protein 1: MDNERVSSHLGFMNEVRKEMWFLSRFIQFMEVFERRRIRVVLQITNLDRCSPQKIVTVLDAINILLSDEECPYISILAVNPDVLVEKVNFADGCFSKEDRAYALLNRIVTLAFTVPPLCDDSKRSLFHSLNSNSKNPEDISMSKNRRRTGGLEKTSSSDLFSLEIAFETKDSYPLIDKTATDLEEKEEEVEMLVQSILSSNERNLNKYMFEDAMSMRRAINSIRVTVIIMKTLKKEFPQPEYIGAWVVLANQWPCRLSWILQCVEDAQQRADIDRNNSANTDDSKTLWTVFNESRAELYVMSAQIEDLLEQDGDPEMFEKFLTVDFQFTVKDLKTFEEVTVNLDHSIRKELAHIRGTSRLKDSGWMRNLAPLPITTIIKMKKEDVCEELERMEYPRKYIDTVKSQNLNGAALVFGDADDLKNLLDMTFGEWATFRLHFLGLPSHLRPQHKNTALTHFHPQNKLSAVPFHASNQYLSNPSLTNS, translated from the exons ATGGACAACGAGCGGGTCAGCAGCCATCTGGGCTTCATGAACGAAGTGAGGAAGGAAATGTGGTTTCTGTCTCGATTCATCCAGTTTATGGAGGTGTTTGAGAGGAGGAGGATCCGGGTGGTACTGCAGATCACCAATCTGGACCGTTGCTCTCCCCAAAAAATTGTCACAGTTCTGGATGCCATCAACATTCTGCTTTCAGATGAGGAATGTCCATATATTTCTATTCTGGCTGTCAACCCAGATGTTCTTGTGGAGAAAGTGAACTTTGCAGATGGCTGCTTTAGCAAAGAGGACAGAGCTTATGCACTGTTGAACCGCATCGTGACTCTGGCCTTCACGGTTCCACCGCTGTGCGACGATTCAAAACGCAGTTTATTTCACAGCCTCAATAGTAATTCCAAAAACCCTGAGGACATAAGCATGAGCAAAAATAGACGTAGAACTGGGGGTCTCGAAAAGACATCTTCCTCAGACTTGTTTTCACTGGAGATTGCATTTGAAACAAAAGACTCATATCCACTGATAGATAAAACTGCAACAGACctggaagaaaaagaggaggaagtaGAAATGTTGGTCCAGAGCATCTTGAGCAGTAATGAAAGGAATCTAAACAAGTACATGTTTGAGGATGCCATGTCTATGAGGAGGGCGATCAACTCCATTCGGGTGACTGTGATAATCATGAAGACTTTAAAGAAAGAGTTTCCACAACCAGAATACATCGGCGCATGGGTGGTCTTGGCCAATCAGTGGCCTTGCCGCCTCAGCTGGATCCTCCAGTGTGTGGAAGACGCTCAGCAGAGGGCAGATATTGATCGCAACAATTCGGCAAACACTGATGATTCTAAGACCTTGTGGACAGTGTTCAACGAGTCCAGGGCAGAGCTGTATGTGATGAGCGCACAGATTGAAGACCTCCTCGAGCAGGATGGAGATCCTGAGATGTTTGAAAAATTCCTCACGGTAGATTTCCAATTCACTGTGAAGGACTTGAAGACATTTGAAGAGGTGACGGTGAACCTTGATCATTCAATCAGGAAGGAGCTGGCTCACATCAGAGGGACATCTAGGCTCAAGGATTCTGGTTGGATGAGGAACCTAGCTCCTCTGCCAATCACAACTATCatcaaaatgaagaaagaggATGTATGTGAAGAG TTGGAGAGGATGGAATACCCCCGTAAGTACATTGATACTGTGAAAAGCCAAAACCTCAACGGTGCGGCGCTGGTCTTTGGGGATGCAGATGATCTTAAAAACCTGCTAGATATGACCTTTGGTGAATGGGCAACTTTCAGACTCCACTTCCTGGGTTTACCGTCCCATCTCCGACCACAACACAAGAACACGGCACTGACCCATTTTCACCCTCAGAACAAGCTGTCTGCAGTTCCCTTCCATGCATCTAATCAGTACTTGTCTAATCCCAGTCTGACTAACAGCTAA
- the LOC117948805 gene encoding LIM and senescent cell antigen-like-containing domain protein 1 isoform X2 produces MLGVAGMTGSIANALASAACERCKSGFAPTEKIVNSNGELYHEQCFVCAQCFQQFPDGLFYEFEGRKYCEHDFQMLFAPCCHQCGEFIIGRVIKAMNNSWHPDCFCCDICQAVLADVGFVKNAGRHLCRPCHNREKARGLGKYICQKCHAIIEEQPLIFKNDPYHPDHFNCSNCGKELTVEARELKGELFCLPCHDKMGVPICGACRRPIEGRVVNAMGKQWHVEHFVCAKCEKPFLGHRHYERKGLAYCETHYNQLFGDVCYHCNRVIEGDVVSALNKAWCVSCFSCSTCHTKLTLKNKFVEFDMKPVCKKCYEKFPLELKKRLKKLAESLGRK; encoded by the exons ATGCTTGGGGTGGCTGGAATGACGGGCAG CATTGCTAATGCCCTGGCCAGTGCAGCCTGTGAGCGATGTAAGAGTGGCTTTGCTCCAACTGAGAAGATTGTCAACAGTAATGGAGAGCTGTACCATGAGCAGTGCTTTGTGTGTGCTCAGTGTTTTCAGCAGTTCCCAGATGGACTCTTCTATGAG TTTGAAGGAAGAAAATATTGTGAACATGACTTCCAGATGCTCTTCGCCCCTTGCTGTCATCAGTGTG GGGAGTTCATCATTGGTCGTGTGATTAAGGCCATGAACAATAGTTGGCACCCTGACTGCTTCTGTTGTGACATTTGCCAGGCTGTACTTGCAGATGTGGGGTTTGTCAAAAATGCTGGCAG GCACCTGTGTCGACCATGCCATAACCGCGAGAAAGCTCGTGGCCTGGGCAAGTATATCTGCCAGAAGTGCCATGCCATCATTGAGGAGCAGCCACTGATTTTTAAGAATGACCCATATCACCCAGACCACTTCAACTGCAGCAACTGTGG GAAAGAATTGACAGTTGAAGCCAGGGAACTCAAGGGAGAGCTCTTCTGTTTGCCCTGCCACGACAAGATGGGTGTACCAATCTGTGGCGCCTGTAGGAGACCTATTGAGGGGCGTGTTGTCAATGCCATGGGCAAGCAGTGGCATGTGGAG cattttgtgtgtgcCAAGTGTGAGAAGCCTTTCCTCGGTCATCGGCATTACGAGAGGAAGGGATTGGCTTACTGTGAGACTCATTATAACCAG CTCTTTGGCGATGTGTGCTATCACTGCAACCGAGTGATTGAAGGGGATG TGGTGTCTGCTCTCAACAAGGCTTGGTGTGTCAGCTGTTTCTCATGCTCCACCTGCCACACTAAACTCACTCTCAA GAACAAGTTTGTTGAGTTTGACATGAAGCCTGTTTGTAAAAAGTGTTATGAGAAGTTTCCTCTGGAGCTGAAGAAAAGGCTCAAGAAGCTAGCAGAGTCCTTGGGACGCAAGTAA
- the LOC117948805 gene encoding LIM and senescent cell antigen-like-containing domain protein 1 isoform X1 yields the protein MLGVAGMTGSIANALASAACERCKSGFAPTEKIVNSNGELYHEQCFVCAQCFQQFPDGLFYEFEGRKYCEHDFQMLFAPCCHQCGEFIIGRVIKAMNNSWHPDCFCCDICQAVLADVGFVKNAGRHLCRPCHNREKARGLGKYICQKCHAIIEEQPLIFKNDPYHPDHFNCSNCGKELTVEARELKGELFCLPCHDKMGVPICGACRRPIEGRVVNAMGKQWHVEHFVCAKCEKPFLGHRHYERKGLAYCETHYNQLFGDVCYHCNRVIEGDVVSALNKAWCVSCFSCSTCHTKLTLKDKFVEIDLKPVCKHCYEHMPEELKRRLARRERDAKDRKKKPAVCL from the exons ATGCTTGGGGTGGCTGGAATGACGGGCAG CATTGCTAATGCCCTGGCCAGTGCAGCCTGTGAGCGATGTAAGAGTGGCTTTGCTCCAACTGAGAAGATTGTCAACAGTAATGGAGAGCTGTACCATGAGCAGTGCTTTGTGTGTGCTCAGTGTTTTCAGCAGTTCCCAGATGGACTCTTCTATGAG TTTGAAGGAAGAAAATATTGTGAACATGACTTCCAGATGCTCTTCGCCCCTTGCTGTCATCAGTGTG GGGAGTTCATCATTGGTCGTGTGATTAAGGCCATGAACAATAGTTGGCACCCTGACTGCTTCTGTTGTGACATTTGCCAGGCTGTACTTGCAGATGTGGGGTTTGTCAAAAATGCTGGCAG GCACCTGTGTCGACCATGCCATAACCGCGAGAAAGCTCGTGGCCTGGGCAAGTATATCTGCCAGAAGTGCCATGCCATCATTGAGGAGCAGCCACTGATTTTTAAGAATGACCCATATCACCCAGACCACTTCAACTGCAGCAACTGTGG GAAAGAATTGACAGTTGAAGCCAGGGAACTCAAGGGAGAGCTCTTCTGTTTGCCCTGCCACGACAAGATGGGTGTACCAATCTGTGGCGCCTGTAGGAGACCTATTGAGGGGCGTGTTGTCAATGCCATGGGCAAGCAGTGGCATGTGGAG cattttgtgtgtgcCAAGTGTGAGAAGCCTTTCCTCGGTCATCGGCATTACGAGAGGAAGGGATTGGCTTACTGTGAGACTCATTATAACCAG CTCTTTGGCGATGTGTGCTATCACTGCAACCGAGTGATTGAAGGGGATG TGGTGTCTGCTCTCAACAAGGCTTGGTGTGTCAGCTGTTTCTCATGCTCCACCTGCCACACTAAACTCACTCTCAA AGATAAGTTTGTTGAAATTGACCTGAAGCCGGTATGCAAGCACTGCTATGAGCACATGCCTGAGGAGCTGAAACGACGCTTGGCTCGGCGTGAGCGGGATGCCAAAGACCGCAAGAAAAaacctgctgtctgtctgtag
- the txnl4b gene encoding thioredoxin-like protein 4B → MSLFLPKLTCKKDIDEVIKCVAEKVVVLRFGRDEDSICLHLDEILSKTAHGLSNMASIYIVDVDKAPVYTRYFDISYIPSTVFFFNGQHMKVDYGSPDHTKFVGSFKTKQDFMDLIEVIYRGAMRGKMIVQSPIDPQNIPKFELLYHGI, encoded by the exons atgagtttgtttttgCCTAAATTAACTTGCAAAAAAGACATAGATGAGGTTATCAAATGCGTAGCAGAGAAAGTCGTAGTTTTGAGGTTTGGGAGAGACGAAGACTCGATTTGTCTTCACCTCGATGAGATT CTGTCAAAAACTGCACACGGCCTAAGCAACATGGCGTCCATCTACATTGTTGATGTGGATAAAGCTCCCGTCTACACAAGATACTTTGACATCAGTTACATCCCctccactgttttctttttcaacggACAGCACATGAAAGTGGATTATGG CTCCCCAGATCACACCAAGTTTGTCGGCAGCTTCAAGACCAAGCAAGATTTCATGGATCTGATTGAAGTCATATACAGAGGAGCCATGCGCGGCAAGATGATTGTCCAGAGTCCCATAGATCCTCAAAATATTCCCAAATTTGAGCTCCTCTACCATGGGATTTAA
- the trmt10c gene encoding tRNA methyltransferase 10 homolog C, with translation MLRLFTHPGFYELYKCSHFVASCVTKRQVIKSRQVSVLPVSAGHHIPARLVNTGIPVRNDDLQPERDTSEEMHTLDLDKWKYLMRAQAASEEKQPVNDEEEASDEEEASDEDENHKDPGGDVKASSSLEATRDLVAMWRQAGKLVPQEMTEEEVQTLAGLTTKSSRKKYLKYLAIKEGHKRARKEKQQRRKTEREASMEARRGRESDGEQEREPELKNTLFLQFWGRTLDKLLAWRSAQAMLFDQPLVFDMSYESNMARRELENTVSQLMEVEGWNRRAAEPYHLHFCNLQADGAYQNELLKRYGAEAWDRLLITCSDKQHVDLFPREQLVYLTADSPNVLRKYDHSKVYIIGALVDRSIQSGLSMANAKRLNLATARLPLDEFLHWEIGAKNLTLDQMIRIMLTFKETGKWEEALKFVPKRKYDGFHHQHTQKEITKKVSGVTNPRASQEGERSLRSGERNSERTFNNQGQSLYRSHKESGFSSRGRLASQPSDRENKPAVTRVRTSFQSNMEGRKGPGKGKMWWGDE, from the coding sequence ATGTTACGGCTCTTCACTCACCCGGGTTTTTATGAACTTTATAAATGCAGTCATTTTGTGGCATCCTGTGTTACCAAGAGGCAAGTCATCAAGTCAAGACAAGTCAGCGTTCTCCCAGTCAGCGCCGGGCATCACATCCCTGCTCGCCTCGTCAACACTGGGATCCCAGTGCGGAACGACGACCTCCAGCCAGAAAGAGATACATCTGAGGAAATGCATACACTAGATCTTGACAAATGGAAATATCTAATGCGAGCCCAAGCGGCCTCAGAAGAGAAACAACCAGTCAACGACGAAGAGGAAGCaagtgatgaagaggaagcaagtgatgaagatgaaaacCACAAAGATCCAGGTGGTGATGTAAAGGCCAGTTCTTCACTGGAGGCCACTCGGGATCTGGTTGCAATGTGGCGGCAAGCTGGAAAGCTCGTACCTCAAGAGATGACTGAAGAAGAGGTTCAGACGCTGGCGGGGCTCACCACCAAGTCCTCCAGGAAGAAGTATCTGAAGTACCTGGCCATAAAGGAGGGCCACAAAAGGGCCCGTAAGGAGAAGCAGCAGcggaggaagacagagagggaagcCTCAATGGAGGCGAGAAGAGGGCGAGAGAGTGatggagagcaagagagagaacctgaacttaaaaacacattgttccTCCAGTTCTGGGGCCGCACCCTGGACAAGCTCCTGGCCTGGAGGAGCGCCCAGGCCATGCTGTTCGATCAGCCTCTGGTGTTCGACATGAGCTATGAGTCCAACATGGCCAGGCGGGAGTTGGAGAACACGGTGTCCCAGCTGATGGAGGTTGAAGGGTGGAATCGGCGTGCCGCTGAGCCTTACCACCTCCACTTTTGCAACCTGCAGGCAGACGGGGCCTACCAGAACGAGCTGCTCAAACGATACGGTGCAGAAGCCTGGGATCGCCTGCTCATCACCTGCTCTGACAAACAGCATGTGGATTTGTTCCCCCGTGAACAGCTCGTATACCTCACTGCAGATTCCCCCAATGTCCTCCGCAAATATGACCACTCCAAGGTCTACATCATTGGCGCTCTAGTGGACAGGTCCATCCAGTCAGGCTTGTCCATGGCCAATGCCAAGCGTCTGAATCTGGCCACAGCCCGTTTGCCACTGGATGAGTTCCTTCACTGGGAGATTGGAGCCAAAAATCTGACTCTAGACCAGATGATCCGCATCATGCTCACTTTCAAGGAGACGGGGAAATGGGAGGAGGCGTTGAAATTTGTGCCCAAGAGGAAGTATGATGGCTTccaccaccaacacacacagaaggagaTTACCAAAAAGGTCAGCGGAGTCACGAATCCCCGAGCTAGCCAGGAGGGGGAAAGGTCATTAAGATCTGGAGAAAGAAATAGTGAGAGGACATTTAATAATCAGGGCCAAAGTCTTTACAGGTCCCATAAAGAGTCTGGGTTCAGTAGTAGAGGCAGATTGGCTTCACAGCCCAGTGACCGAGAAAACAAACCAGCGGTAACCAGAGTACGGACATCATTTCAGAGCAACATGGAGGGAAGAAAAGGTCCTGGCAAAGGGAAGATGTGGTGGGGTGATGAGTGA
- the blzf1 gene encoding golgin-45 isoform X2, whose product MTAAVRGPASVPIRGTGDGMETEKPPAILEVNTETLPPGPAPVPLLKVASPKHCPKSTHPTPPQPLGVLHLGRVSREACTEVDAVRIIVPRAAISRHTRTRPAEGKGEAGQHTEEQGSPPLPLVEDWRGQLDKLQNSERRLLQDKEGLSNQLRVQTEVNRELKKLLVASVGDDLQYHFERMSREKNQLILENETLGRSLAHTAEQLERMSIQCDVWRSKFLASRVMAEELTNARAALQRQTREAQGAIQDLLLEREEFSSNMVLTHRSLEQLLVSLQWGRPQTYYPSAQPLSTGDLAAANHKLADAINSHLLGNTSSAVKSSSATAEQLCSTPAEKMAEKVLKILDPISCSENTADVPLSDPTPSNCLSIKKSIGRFHPNTRYENITFNCCERCTGDILVL is encoded by the exons ATGACTGCTGCTGTCAGAG gCCCTGCCAGTGTGCCTATCCGAGGCACTGGCGACGGCATGGAAACTGAAAAACCGCCCGCCATCCTGGAGGTAAACACGGAGACACTGCCACCAGGTCCGGCTCCAGTTCCCCTTCTGAAGGTGGCTAGCCCCAAACACTGTCCCAAATCTACCCATCCCACTCCCCCCCAGCCTCTCGGGGTGCTCCACCTGGGCAGGGTGAGTCGAGAGGCCTGCACAGAGGTGGATGCTGTGAGGATCATCGTCCCACGTGCTGCTATTAGCCGGCACACCCGTACAAGACCCGCAGAGGGCAAAGGGGAGGCTGGGCAACACACTGAGGAGCAGGGCTCTCCCCCGCTGCCTCTGGTGGAGGACTGGAGAGGACAGCTGGATAAGCTGCAAAACTCTGAACGCAGGCTGCTGCAGGACAAGGAAGGGCTTTCCAATCAGCTCCGTGTGCAGACAGAG GTGAACCGGGAGCTGAAGAAACTGCTGGTGGCGTCTGTGGGTGATGACCTTCAGTACCACTTTGAGCGTATGTCACGGGAGAAGAACCAGCTGATTCTGGAGAATGAGACTCTAGGCCGGAGTCTGGCACACACGGCAGAGCAGCTGGAGAGAATGAGCATCCAGTGTGATGTTTGGAGGAGCAAGTTCCTGGCCAGCAG AGTCATGGCAGAGGAGCTGACGAACGCCAGAGCAGCGCTGCAGAGACAGACCAGGGAGGCACAAGGAGCTATCCAGGACCTGCTGTTAGAGAGAGAAGAGTTCTCCAGCAACATGGTTCTCactcacag ATCTCTGGAGCAGCTCCTGGTGTCCCTGCAGTGGGGTAGACCGCAGACGTACTACCCCAGTGCACAGCCCCTCAGCACAGGAGATCTggcagcagccaatcacaagctGGCAGACGCCATCAACTCCCACCTGCTGGGTAACACCAGCAGCGCGGTGAAGAGCAGCAGCGCTACGGCGGAGCAGCTCTGCAGCACTCCGGCCGAGAAGATGGCCGAGAAG GTGCTGAAGATTTTAGATCCTATTTCCTGTtcagaaaacacagcagacGTTCCGCTCAGTGACCCCACCCCTTCAAACTGTCTCAGCATTAAGAAGAGCATCGGCAGGTTTCACCCAAACACCCGTTATGAGAACATTACTTTTAACTGCTGCGAGCGCTGCACTGGAGACATCCTGGTGCTGTAG
- the blzf1 gene encoding golgin-45 isoform X1: MLARTTSHLVSPELQSSFSTNTTSTMTAAVRGPASVPIRGTGDGMETEKPPAILEVNTETLPPGPAPVPLLKVASPKHCPKSTHPTPPQPLGVLHLGRVSREACTEVDAVRIIVPRAAISRHTRTRPAEGKGEAGQHTEEQGSPPLPLVEDWRGQLDKLQNSERRLLQDKEGLSNQLRVQTEVNRELKKLLVASVGDDLQYHFERMSREKNQLILENETLGRSLAHTAEQLERMSIQCDVWRSKFLASRVMAEELTNARAALQRQTREAQGAIQDLLLEREEFSSNMVLTHRSLEQLLVSLQWGRPQTYYPSAQPLSTGDLAAANHKLADAINSHLLGNTSSAVKSSSATAEQLCSTPAEKMAEKVLKILDPISCSENTADVPLSDPTPSNCLSIKKSIGRFHPNTRYENITFNCCERCTGDILVL, encoded by the exons ATGTTAGCAAG GACGACGAGTCACCTGGTTTCACCTGAACTACAGTCTTCTTTCTCAACCAATACCACCTCCACCATGACTGCTGCTGTCAGAG gCCCTGCCAGTGTGCCTATCCGAGGCACTGGCGACGGCATGGAAACTGAAAAACCGCCCGCCATCCTGGAGGTAAACACGGAGACACTGCCACCAGGTCCGGCTCCAGTTCCCCTTCTGAAGGTGGCTAGCCCCAAACACTGTCCCAAATCTACCCATCCCACTCCCCCCCAGCCTCTCGGGGTGCTCCACCTGGGCAGGGTGAGTCGAGAGGCCTGCACAGAGGTGGATGCTGTGAGGATCATCGTCCCACGTGCTGCTATTAGCCGGCACACCCGTACAAGACCCGCAGAGGGCAAAGGGGAGGCTGGGCAACACACTGAGGAGCAGGGCTCTCCCCCGCTGCCTCTGGTGGAGGACTGGAGAGGACAGCTGGATAAGCTGCAAAACTCTGAACGCAGGCTGCTGCAGGACAAGGAAGGGCTTTCCAATCAGCTCCGTGTGCAGACAGAG GTGAACCGGGAGCTGAAGAAACTGCTGGTGGCGTCTGTGGGTGATGACCTTCAGTACCACTTTGAGCGTATGTCACGGGAGAAGAACCAGCTGATTCTGGAGAATGAGACTCTAGGCCGGAGTCTGGCACACACGGCAGAGCAGCTGGAGAGAATGAGCATCCAGTGTGATGTTTGGAGGAGCAAGTTCCTGGCCAGCAG AGTCATGGCAGAGGAGCTGACGAACGCCAGAGCAGCGCTGCAGAGACAGACCAGGGAGGCACAAGGAGCTATCCAGGACCTGCTGTTAGAGAGAGAAGAGTTCTCCAGCAACATGGTTCTCactcacag ATCTCTGGAGCAGCTCCTGGTGTCCCTGCAGTGGGGTAGACCGCAGACGTACTACCCCAGTGCACAGCCCCTCAGCACAGGAGATCTggcagcagccaatcacaagctGGCAGACGCCATCAACTCCCACCTGCTGGGTAACACCAGCAGCGCGGTGAAGAGCAGCAGCGCTACGGCGGAGCAGCTCTGCAGCACTCCGGCCGAGAAGATGGCCGAGAAG GTGCTGAAGATTTTAGATCCTATTTCCTGTtcagaaaacacagcagacGTTCCGCTCAGTGACCCCACCCCTTCAAACTGTCTCAGCATTAAGAAGAGCATCGGCAGGTTTCACCCAAACACCCGTTATGAGAACATTACTTTTAACTGCTGCGAGCGCTGCACTGGAGACATCCTGGTGCTGTAG